From Chiroxiphia lanceolata isolate bChiLan1 chromosome 11, bChiLan1.pri, whole genome shotgun sequence, the proteins below share one genomic window:
- the LOC116792169 gene encoding epidermal differentiation-specific protein-like — protein sequence MNRITVYERANFEGLSREFTCDVPDLHELDFGNCIASLKVVGQPWIAYTDAKYEGEPHAFEEGEYPSVERPNSFSALRLIHHDLGDPQITLYEHPNFQGAFKVVTEETNLAYGYFNDRVASHVVQRGVWLLYQNPGRGGWHCLAWPGEHLADYKLELNFQARLSHLRPLRPGRPLVSARLLWEQKRVEEEREVLVDEIEGVNETESEQALAASSSREYGTTLWQSFHFSNATSLKAGLSFTLTVEASNIFTVQKGHSESSTRRQRVEVQLPAKIPPRTALSIQVLRKEVTLSVPVLLTITQNEAVRTEMGEYRSISGTNVSARYSLKPLPASGREQGATEETKPAPGTRMEL from the coding sequence ATGAACCGGATCACGGTGTACGAGCGTGCCAACTTTGAGGGGCTGAGCCGGGAGTTCACCTGCGACGTGCCTGACTTGCATGAGCTGGATTTTGGGAACTGCATCGCCTCCCTGAAAGTGGTGGGGCAGCCCTGGATCGCCTACACAGACGCCAAGTATGAGGGGGAGCCGCATGCCTTTGAGGAGGGCGAGTACCCCTCCGTGGAGCGGCCCAACAGCTTCTCGGCACTGCGCCTCATTCACCACGACCTGGGGGACCCACAGATCACCCTGTACGAGCACCCCAACTTCCAAGGCGCCTTCAAGGTGGTGACAGAGGAGACCAACTTGGCGTATGGGTACTTCAACGACCGGGTGGCCTCCCACGTGGTGCAGCGAGGCGTCTGGCTGCTCTACCAGAACCCCGGCCGGGGtggctggcactgcctggcGTGGCCCGGGGAGCATCTCGCTGACTACAAACTGGAGCTGAACTTCCAGGCTCGGCTGTCCCACCTGCGCCCACTGCGGCCCGGGAGGCCCCTGGTCTCGGCACGTCTTCTTTGGGAGCAGAAGCGGGTGGAGGAGGAGCgggaggtgctggtggatgagatCGAGGGAGTGAACGAGACAGAGTCAGAGCAGGCgctggcagccagcagcagccgGGAGTACGGCACCACGCTCTGGCAGAGCTTCCACTTCAGCAATGCCACCAGCCTCAAAGCTGGGCTCTCCTTCACGCTGACTGTGGAAGCCTCCAACATCTTCACAGTGCAGAAAGGGCACAGCGAGTCCAGCACCCGCCGGCAACGCGTGGAGGTGCAGCTGCCGGCCAAGATCCCCCCACGCACAGCGCTCAGCATCCAGGTCCTGCGGAAGGAGGTGACGCTCTCTGTCCCAGTTCTGCTCACCATCACCCAGAATGAGGCCGTTCGGACGGAGATGGGCGAGTACCGGAGCATATCAGGGACCAACGTCAGTGCCCGCTACAGCTTGAAGCCACTGCCAGCCTCGGGCAGGGAGCAAGGAGCCACCGAGGAGACAAAACCAGCACCTGGCACCAGGATGGAGCTGTAG